A genomic stretch from Nitrospirota bacterium includes:
- a CDS encoding rhomboid family intramembrane serine protease produces MIPLKDDNPTNTYPYVTISIIIINILVFFFEISLGSSISLFLNRYGAKPLFVLNMTSPIGYPSPLITIFSSMFLHGGLLHVGGNMLYLWIFGNNIEDSMGHLRFVIFYLLSGIIAVYAFSVVNPQSLIPMVGASGAVSGVLGAYLILFPRAKVLTLVPLGFYMQMIKVPAIFVLGMWIVVQIINGSVSRGGGGGVAWFAHIGGFVAGMALISLFKKSEVRG; encoded by the coding sequence ATGATTCCGTTAAAAGACGATAATCCAACAAACACATATCCTTATGTAACAATTAGTATTATAATCATTAATATTCTTGTTTTCTTCTTTGAAATCTCTCTTGGATCAAGTATTTCATTGTTTCTGAACAGATACGGGGCTAAACCCCTGTTTGTGCTTAATATGACATCTCCTATAGGTTATCCATCACCTTTAATAACAATATTTTCATCTATGTTTCTTCACGGGGGGCTATTGCATGTTGGAGGTAACATGCTATACCTATGGATATTTGGAAATAACATCGAAGACTCTATGGGACATCTTAGGTTTGTTATCTTTTATCTTTTAAGCGGAATAATTGCAGTTTATGCATTTTCAGTGGTTAACCCACAATCCCTAATACCTATGGTAGGGGCAAGCGGTGCGGTCTCTGGTGTACTGGGTGCATATCTGATATTATTCCCGCGTGCAAAAGTCCTGACATTGGTTCCATTAGGATTTTATATGCAAATGATAAAGGTTCCTGCTATATTTGTGTTGGGCATGTGGATTGTAGTTCAAATTATAAACGGTTCAGTAAGCCGTGGCGGCGGGGGAGGTGTTGCATGGTTTGCACATATAGGCGGGTTTGTGGCAGGGATGGCCTTAATCAGTTTGTTTAAGAAGAGTGAGGTAAGAGGTTAG
- the moaA gene encoding GTP 3',8-cyclase MoaA, which yields MSQLPKSQLVDAFNRKITYMRISVTDRCNLRCVYCVPSCGTISNLPSNELMTFEEMHRLVKVAAKMGLNKIRITGGEPLVRRGVVEFISAVSKIDGIRDIAMTTNGVLLKNYAQSLKKAGLKRLNISLDTFDPKKFLAITKGDCFDRVWEGIIEAERVGFDPIKLNVVPSRGVNDNELVDFAKLTLTKPFQVRFIEFMPVDDWEGWKKSFISKADMMAKIEAALGKLEPVVEGKDTAGPAKNYRLHGAKGMVGFISAISEHFCDTCNRIRLGADGRIKHCLFSESYIDFKEPMRNGCEDSEIERLLVSVMDTKPEAHNIDMNAGSQKYLHSMTSIGG from the coding sequence ATGTCCCAATTACCCAAATCACAATTAGTAGATGCTTTCAATCGTAAAATAACATATATGAGGATTTCGGTAACAGACCGATGTAACCTCAGATGTGTTTACTGTGTTCCATCCTGCGGTACAATAAGCAATCTTCCGTCCAATGAGCTAATGACATTTGAAGAGATGCACCGCCTTGTAAAAGTAGCAGCAAAGATGGGGCTTAATAAGATAAGGATAACAGGGGGTGAACCTCTTGTAAGAAGGGGAGTTGTTGAATTTATTTCAGCAGTCAGTAAGATAGATGGGATTAGAGATATTGCAATGACAACTAACGGGGTCTTGTTGAAGAATTATGCACAATCCCTTAAGAAGGCCGGTTTAAAGAGGCTTAACATAAGCCTTGATACATTTGACCCAAAGAAGTTTCTGGCAATTACAAAAGGTGATTGTTTTGACAGGGTGTGGGAAGGTATTATAGAGGCGGAGCGTGTAGGCTTTGATCCTATTAAATTGAATGTAGTCCCTTCCAGAGGAGTTAATGATAACGAACTGGTTGATTTTGCAAAGCTGACATTAACTAAACCCTTTCAGGTCAGGTTCATAGAGTTTATGCCTGTTGATGATTGGGAGGGCTGGAAGAAGTCATTTATATCCAAGGCTGATATGATGGCGAAAATAGAGGCTGCACTTGGAAAACTGGAACCGGTTGTTGAGGGGAAGGATACGGCAGGTCCTGCAAAGAACTACAGATTGCACGGCGCCAAGGGGATGGTAGGTTTTATAAGTGCAATAAGTGAGCATTTCTGTGATACATGTAACAGGATACGTCTCGGAGCAGACGGCAGGATTAAACACTGTTTATTCTCAGAGTCATATATAGATTTCAAGGAACCGATGAGGAACGGCTGTGAAGACAGCGAAATCGAGAGACTCCTTGTTTCAGTCATGGATACCAAGCCGGAGGCACACAACATAGATATGAATGCAGGTTCACAGAAGTACCTGCACTCCATGACATCTATCGGCGGATAA
- the moaC gene encoding cyclic pyranopterin monophosphate synthase MoaC, with the protein MSELTHFNVDGRAKMVDVTEKSVTQRTAIASGKVYMQPETLKRIQEGKIAKGDVLAVAQVAGIMGAKKTPDIIPMCHPLLLTGVDISFTEYPEPDENGLCSVGISATVKVGGQTGVEMEGLTAVAIAALTIYDMCKAIDKGMILSEICLEEKTGGKSGTYTRKK; encoded by the coding sequence ATGTCAGAGCTTACGCATTTTAATGTAGATGGCAGGGCAAAGATGGTTGATGTAACTGAGAAGTCTGTAACGCAGAGGACCGCTATTGCCTCAGGAAAAGTTTATATGCAGCCGGAGACATTAAAAAGGATCCAGGAAGGAAAGATTGCAAAGGGAGATGTGCTTGCCGTTGCACAGGTAGCAGGGATAATGGGGGCGAAAAAAACCCCGGATATTATTCCTATGTGTCATCCTCTTCTGCTGACAGGGGTAGACATATCATTTACTGAGTATCCTGAGCCTGATGAGAATGGTTTGTGTTCTGTCGGTATCTCTGCCACAGTAAAGGTCGGCGGGCAAACCGGTGTTGAAATGGAAGGACTGACAGCAGTAGCTATTGCAGCACTGACAATTTATGATATGTGTAAGGCTATAGATAAAGGGATGATCCTAAGCGAAATCTGCCTTGAAGAAAAGACCGGCGGCAAATCAGGCACCTACACGAGAAAAAAATAA
- a CDS encoding ATP-binding cassette domain-containing protein, whose protein sequence is MIKTESLSKEYSSGTKALSNLSISVEAGEIFGFLGPNGAGKSTTIKILTTLSHPSSGAAWVNGYNVITEPNKVRGSIGYVAQEAGVDYFLTGRENLVLQGRMYRMEKKAINSRVDELLELFELKESADALVSTFSGGMRRKLDIATALIHNPSIIFLDEPTLGLDPHSRSSLWNYIRILNKDLKVTIFLTTHYLDEADKLSNRIGILHKGSMKIVDTPEALKDSIKGDSVNFSLKGKVKQKAIALLKNNSVVKDILLEDENVRVYVNNGSEAIPGLIKFLGQNNIDIESLSISRPTLDDVYLKYSGASFKEGDGEGDSNPWWAQWAKKGWGKNWKGGEWNKEGGHEGDQEGQAEGEGGDWQNGQWTEEEMKAWWSQGGQGAGSSEQAAEEKQEENQKQEETQRSEARSEKLEGTEEKQEVRSKKSEETEESEETEETPVVSGDNGNKEEPWKKWSEEEMKAWWGKGGSKG, encoded by the coding sequence ATGATAAAAACAGAAAGTCTTTCAAAAGAATACTCTTCAGGCACAAAGGCACTGAGTAATCTCAGTATCAGCGTTGAAGCCGGAGAGATATTCGGGTTCCTTGGACCTAATGGTGCAGGCAAGAGCACAACCATAAAAATACTCACTACATTGTCACATCCTTCCTCCGGAGCCGCATGGGTAAATGGTTATAATGTTATTACTGAACCGAATAAGGTAAGAGGTTCTATAGGGTATGTAGCACAAGAGGCAGGGGTTGATTATTTCCTCACCGGTCGTGAGAACCTCGTTCTACAGGGCAGGATGTACAGGATGGAAAAGAAGGCTATCAATTCCAGAGTGGATGAGCTTCTGGAATTATTCGAATTAAAAGAGAGTGCTGACGCACTGGTTTCAACATTTTCAGGCGGCATGAGAAGGAAGCTCGATATTGCCACTGCATTGATACACAATCCGAGTATAATCTTTCTTGATGAACCCACATTAGGTTTGGACCCGCACAGCCGTTCCTCATTATGGAATTATATCCGTATCTTAAACAAAGACCTCAAAGTAACAATCTTTCTTACTACTCATTATCTTGATGAGGCGGATAAACTTTCTAACAGGATCGGTATACTCCACAAAGGAAGTATGAAGATTGTGGATACACCGGAGGCTTTGAAAGATAGCATCAAAGGAGACTCTGTTAATTTTTCCTTAAAAGGAAAGGTTAAGCAAAAGGCTATTGCATTACTAAAAAACAATTCTGTTGTTAAAGATATTTTATTAGAGGATGAGAATGTAAGAGTTTATGTAAACAATGGAAGTGAGGCAATACCCGGATTAATCAAATTCCTGGGTCAGAATAATATTGACATAGAATCCCTTTCTATTTCAAGGCCTACGCTTGATGACGTCTATCTAAAGTACAGCGGCGCCAGTTTCAAAGAGGGCGACGGTGAAGGAGACTCTAATCCCTGGTGGGCACAGTGGGCCAAGAAGGGATGGGGTAAAAACTGGAAAGGCGGCGAGTGGAATAAGGAAGGCGGCCATGAAGGTGATCAAGAGGGGCAGGCTGAAGGTGAGGGCGGAGATTGGCAGAATGGGCAATGGACTGAAGAGGAAATGAAGGCGTGGTGGAGTCAGGGAGGGCAGGGAGCAGGCAGCAGTGAACAGGCAGCAGAGGAGAAGCAAGAAGAAAACCAGAAGCAAGAAGAAACGCAGAGGTCAGAAGCAAGAAGTGAGAAGTTAGAAGGGACAGAAGAGAAGCAAGAAGTCAGAAGCAAGAAGTCAGAAGAAACAGAAGAGTCAGAAGAAACGGAAGAAACACCGGTTGTGTCAGGTGATAATGGGAATAAGGAAGAGCCTTGGAAGAAATGGTCTGAAGAAGAGATGAAGGCGTGGTGGGGCAAGGGGGGTAGTAAAGGATGA
- a CDS encoding ABC transporter permease, with protein sequence MILLLNDTWFLFNKYLRITLRMPMWALFTIVQPLIWLLIFGQLFKNMASLPGFPSGRYMDFFMPGAIIMTVLFGTSWSGVSLLREINFGTVEKMLVTPVSRIAIVMSRVIHAAVTVIVQCLIILIIALIFGVKVSGVSGALLSLFIVFLLSVGFSGISNGLAIWLKREEPLVVIGNMMTLPLMFFSSAMVPKSFMPGWIRVITMINPIDYAVEATRSFYAGVITSEAILIQIVFLIVFALASVSWATEMFINQGE encoded by the coding sequence ATGATCCTTCTCTTAAATGATACATGGTTTTTATTTAATAAATATTTACGGATTACTTTAAGAATGCCAATGTGGGCATTGTTTACGATTGTTCAACCTCTTATATGGCTTCTCATATTTGGGCAATTATTTAAGAATATGGCATCACTGCCTGGTTTCCCATCAGGACGCTATATGGACTTTTTCATGCCGGGCGCAATTATAATGACGGTTTTGTTTGGGACATCATGGTCTGGGGTCAGCTTATTAAGGGAGATAAACTTCGGTACTGTAGAAAAGATGCTTGTTACACCTGTTTCAAGAATTGCTATAGTAATGAGCCGTGTCATACACGCTGCCGTTACTGTTATTGTACAATGTCTTATTATACTCATAATTGCACTGATCTTCGGTGTGAAGGTATCCGGGGTCAGCGGGGCACTTTTGAGTCTTTTTATTGTGTTTCTTCTTTCAGTAGGATTTTCAGGGATTTCAAACGGGCTTGCAATCTGGTTGAAGAGAGAAGAACCTCTCGTAGTAATTGGAAATATGATGACGTTGCCGTTGATGTTTTTTTCATCTGCAATGGTGCCAAAGAGTTTTATGCCGGGATGGATACGTGTAATAACAATGATAAACCCAATTGACTATGCAGTAGAGGCTACGAGATCGTTTTATGCCGGAGTAATTACTTCAGAGGCCATATTGATACAAATAGTATTTTTAATAGTCTTTGCACTGGCTTCTGTTTCATGGGCAACGGAGATGTTTATAAATCAGGGAGAGTAG
- a CDS encoding MoaD family protein: MVKVKFFAILKNLAGKEDAQFEVGNGLVLKDLAQMIDKEFPKVGEMIRNKKVLISVNHEIGSDDMAIKDGDEIAVLPPFAGGAEGSPMVRIQKEDFSVDEEINRVKATTGDIGGIVVFLGIGRGTSRGRTIDKLDFEHYPGMAEKKLNEIREQALKDYDIKEVNIVHRISEIAVGENIVLIVVGASHRADAFKACKWCIDELKRITPIWKKETTPEGEIWVEEHP; encoded by the coding sequence ATGGTAAAAGTAAAATTTTTTGCGATCCTAAAGAATTTGGCAGGTAAGGAGGATGCCCAGTTTGAGGTTGGTAATGGGCTTGTGTTAAAAGATCTTGCGCAGATGATAGATAAGGAATTTCCTAAGGTTGGGGAGATGATACGCAACAAAAAGGTGCTTATCTCTGTAAACCATGAAATCGGGAGTGATGACATGGCGATTAAAGATGGTGATGAAATAGCAGTTCTTCCGCCTTTTGCAGGAGGTGCAGAGGGTTCGCCGATGGTGAGGATTCAAAAGGAAGACTTCTCAGTTGATGAAGAGATCAACAGGGTCAAAGCAACTACCGGAGATATAGGCGGGATAGTAGTATTTCTTGGAATAGGAAGGGGTACCTCACGGGGACGCACTATAGATAAACTCGATTTCGAACATTATCCTGGAATGGCTGAGAAAAAACTTAATGAGATCAGGGAACAGGCATTAAAGGACTATGATATAAAAGAGGTGAACATAGTCCACAGAATTAGTGAAATAGCAGTGGGAGAGAATATAGTATTGATAGTTGTAGGTGCCTCTCATAGGGCTGATGCGTTTAAGGCATGCAAATGGTGTATAGATGAACTGAAGCGTATCACACCAATATGGAAAAAAGAGACAACACCGGAAGGTGAGATATGGGTGGAGGAACATCCCTAA
- a CDS encoding TraR/DksA C4-type zinc finger protein, with translation MAVIIGNKRFKTGMIDRTLEYNIEKTAAFHGHLCAGTVIGTRMGLVGMREIGITDPTGSQRKDMIVYVETDRCPVDAISIVTGCRISRKNLKFLDWGKVAATFVNVKNGKAIRILCPDSSKDHIDKYVTGEFSNDKDGRTAREVAAYKVMPEDELFIIQNVKVDIPANDKEKYKVKCEICGETVNGRKEMVKDGKIVCKSCGEGTSYYHAC, from the coding sequence ATGGCAGTAATTATAGGTAACAAAAGATTTAAGACAGGAATGATAGACAGGACTTTGGAATATAACATTGAGAAGACAGCGGCTTTTCATGGACATCTCTGTGCAGGGACGGTCATTGGTACAAGGATGGGGCTTGTGGGTATGAGGGAGATTGGTATTACAGACCCAACCGGTTCTCAGAGAAAAGATATGATTGTTTATGTTGAAACAGACCGCTGTCCTGTTGATGCCATATCAATAGTAACAGGGTGCAGAATCAGCAGGAAGAACCTTAAATTTCTTGACTGGGGCAAGGTTGCAGCCACATTCGTGAATGTTAAAAACGGTAAGGCCATCAGGATTCTCTGCCCGGACTCTTCAAAGGACCATATAGATAAATACGTTACCGGGGAATTCAGTAATGATAAGGACGGCAGGACAGCAAGAGAGGTTGCGGCCTACAAGGTTATGCCTGAAGATGAATTGTTCATAATTCAGAATGTGAAGGTTGATATTCCTGCTAATGATAAAGAGAAATATAAGGTTAAATGCGAGATATGCGGGGAGACTGTTAATGGCCGGAAGGAGATGGTAAAAGACGGGAAGATAGTTTGTAAATCTTGCGGAGAAGGTACAAGTTACTATCATGCGTGTTAA
- a CDS encoding histidine phosphatase family protein, translated as MRVKEPATTIIFIRHGSTDFPEDQVYKGDNGPQLNKEGLLYAQKLGEWIKGEDIVAVLVSPSKRTIETATPIVKSLNLEYKIMDELKERDFGIWEGLTFSEIENQYPEGLKKWKEDPISYTPEGGESIVDLQKRVNNIVERVVNEFKRKKVVVVAHMGPIRVAVTQALQIPLINYRHLQIRPCSATRIDYGITAANLFYLGMLPGGNKP; from the coding sequence ATGCGTGTTAAGGAACCTGCTACAACTATTATCTTTATAAGGCATGGTAGTACTGATTTTCCTGAAGACCAGGTTTATAAAGGAGATAACGGCCCTCAGCTTAATAAGGAGGGGCTCTTATATGCACAAAAGCTGGGAGAATGGATTAAGGGAGAGGATATTGTTGCAGTACTTGTAAGCCCATCAAAAAGGACTATTGAAACAGCAACTCCTATTGTAAAATCACTTAATTTAGAGTATAAGATTATGGACGAGCTAAAGGAACGAGATTTCGGTATATGGGAAGGGCTTACCTTTAGTGAGATAGAGAATCAGTATCCGGAAGGACTTAAAAAGTGGAAGGAAGACCCGATTAGTTATACACCCGAAGGAGGTGAATCAATAGTAGATCTTCAAAAACGGGTTAATAATATTGTTGAGAGAGTAGTTAATGAGTTTAAAAGAAAGAAGGTAGTGGTAGTTGCTCACATGGGGCCTATAAGGGTAGCTGTGACACAGGCATTGCAAATACCTTTAATTAACTACCGGCATCTACAGATACGCCCCTGCTCAGCTACAAGGATTGATTATGGTATAACGGCTGCAAACCTTTTTTATCTTGGGATGCTGCCGGGGGGGAACAAACCGTAA
- a CDS encoding outer membrane lipoprotein-sorting protein, giving the protein MFRNKSFFIRLLFLFAVSILLSSTAYAAMTGLDIMKKVEDLPAGDDQKSTVTLTLISAQGQEKKIITKRYWKNNRGKDGFYSKTIFFTTHPPDSKGTGFLIWDYAEEGKVDGLWLYLPALRKVSVISTRSQDDAFMGSDLTFADMGQRRLNEDTHDFVGEKPCDGQTCYVVESRPKEQGSAYSKRIFWILKDDWRTVKIEYFDQKKEPLKVQNITWQKSGNLWVWKAATVKNTQTGHSTIFEISDLKVNNGFKDDLFSERMLKRGEGP; this is encoded by the coding sequence ATGTTCAGAAACAAATCCTTCTTTATCAGGCTTCTTTTTTTATTTGCAGTTTCAATACTGCTTTCTTCTACAGCTTATGCTGCAATGACCGGTTTGGATATCATGAAAAAGGTAGAAGATCTCCCGGCTGGAGATGACCAGAAGTCTACAGTTACCCTTACACTTATCTCTGCACAGGGACAGGAGAAGAAGATTATTACAAAGAGGTACTGGAAAAATAACAGGGGAAAAGATGGATTTTACAGTAAGACAATATTTTTTACAACCCATCCCCCGGATTCAAAAGGTACAGGCTTTCTGATCTGGGATTATGCAGAAGAGGGAAAGGTTGACGGCCTCTGGCTTTATCTTCCTGCCCTTAGAAAGGTAAGCGTAATATCTACAAGGAGTCAGGATGATGCCTTTATGGGGTCAGACCTTACGTTTGCAGATATGGGGCAAAGGCGTCTTAATGAGGATACCCATGATTTTGTCGGTGAGAAGCCTTGCGATGGGCAGACATGTTATGTTGTTGAAAGCAGACCTAAGGAACAGGGGTCAGCTTACAGTAAAAGGATTTTCTGGATACTGAAGGATGACTGGAGGACAGTGAAAATAGAGTACTTTGATCAGAAAAAAGAGCCGCTGAAGGTTCAGAATATAACATGGCAGAAGAGCGGCAATCTATGGGTATGGAAGGCCGCTACTGTAAAAAATACGCAGACAGGTCATTCTACTATATTTGAGATAAGTGATCTGAAGGTTAACAATGGATTTAAAGACGACCTGTTTTCAGAGAGGATGCTGAAACGCGGGGAGGGACCATAG
- a CDS encoding MMPL family transporter, giving the protein MLQKHIQRIVRFPVTIILLTIFATLFFGYQFKSLFMVLDPKALLPQEHPYVKLNNEIEKQFGGSRVVLIGLASKDGDIFNPSDIEKIRRINEEVKKIPGILENNVVSIADKKVKYVKAEGNSLDIKGVLEGIEYTDEGMKELKERVYSNPAFINSLVSADGKVAAIILDFKGGASDWQQKAGGEQKTEVRSQKQEVSSNQSEVRSKKQEVRNDEAEGGRLKAEVRNEKQETSSTHGGGSLSFFPSPLTGEGKGGGGLVASAYAQEDWKKWQKGGGAEQKQEAGKQEAEGGRLKAEAGSKKQEGGNTETPSSPSTGEGTTPQTPSPSTGEGTTSQIPSPSTGEGKGGGEQGKWPAGGGEGGWGGAGGGEANWEQWYVSDSTIHKKILEIVDKYKDANTDIYVGGLPIALSFLEADSLRMTKYVYPLALIVIMIVLYFAFQSIQGMILPIVCALLSVVWAVGLMGVFKIALDPWNMMTPILILAVAAGHSVQILKRYYEELGNAPLTHPSPHWGEGKGEGERGGEDDRHWGVIASRKAVVDSLSKIGPVMITAGLVAAASFASLVTFKLKTFQSFGIFTAFGILSALILEMTFIPAARSLMKPPKRQLAVSSKQLAGTPSPLTGEGRGGGGLLDRFMLSISRLVTHRSGFVWVGLLVVIAFSVYGIEHLTIINSLKGLFFESTQFRKDDAALNKSFGGTATFYVYLEGDKEDSLKNPEVLRAIESLQKEIESVPEVGKTQSFVDYVKSMNQSMHGGDPAYRVIPADQQTISEYLFLFTISGSQGEMDRFLDYQYQKSVIWVFLRDDSTVLGQRLIDIVNKYGGGVEARSKKQEVRKDEAEGGRLKAEVRNEKAEVRSKTQETTVPSPLAGEGQGGGDRFPPGIKVGVAGSIPVMMALNQTMVAGKIWNILQIAGIVFVISAIVLRSVIGGILVLLPLGVAVLVNFGVLGIAGIGLGVGTAAISAMAVGFGADYSIYMVYRLREEARSKKQEEKEEKSEVRSQKQEARSKKEDIDEAIKRTLLTAGKAIVFVAAAMSVGGITLLFTGYYLHMEGFLVPLAMFTSSLSTLIVLPAVVALVRPRFIYR; this is encoded by the coding sequence ATGTTACAAAAGCATATTCAACGTATTGTACGCTTTCCGGTTACTATTATTTTACTTACTATTTTTGCGACGTTGTTTTTTGGGTACCAGTTCAAAAGCCTGTTTATGGTACTGGATCCTAAGGCACTGCTTCCGCAGGAACATCCTTATGTGAAACTTAATAATGAGATAGAGAAACAATTCGGGGGGAGCCGTGTTGTCTTAATAGGTCTGGCATCAAAGGATGGAGATATATTCAATCCTTCAGACATAGAAAAGATAAGGCGTATAAATGAAGAAGTAAAAAAGATACCGGGTATTCTGGAAAATAATGTCGTCAGCATTGCAGACAAAAAGGTGAAGTATGTAAAGGCAGAGGGTAATTCACTTGATATAAAGGGTGTACTTGAAGGGATTGAATATACAGATGAAGGGATGAAAGAATTAAAGGAGAGGGTATATTCAAACCCTGCATTTATAAACAGCCTAGTTTCCGCAGACGGGAAAGTTGCTGCAATTATTCTGGATTTTAAAGGTGGTGCGAGTGACTGGCAGCAGAAGGCAGGGGGGGAGCAGAAAACAGAAGTAAGAAGTCAGAAGCAAGAAGTCAGCAGTAATCAGTCAGAAGTTAGAAGCAAGAAGCAAGAAGTAAGAAATGATGAGGCTGAAGGCGGAAGGCTGAAGGCTGAAGTAAGAAATGAGAAGCAAGAGACCAGTTCCACCCATGGGGGAGGGTCTCTATCCTTTTTCCCCTCCCCCTTGACGGGGGAGGGTAAGGGTGGGGGTGGTCTCGTTGCCTCTGCTTATGCGCAGGAAGATTGGAAGAAATGGCAAAAAGGCGGGGGGGCAGAGCAGAAGCAAGAAGCAGGAAAACAAGAGGCTGAAGGCGGAAGGCTGAAGGCTGAAGCAGGAAGCAAGAAGCAAGAAGGAGGCAACACTGAAACACCTTCCTCCCCTTCGACAGGGGAAGGCACAACACCACAGACTCCCTCCCCCTCGACGGGAGAGGGCACAACATCACAAATCCCCTCCCCCTCGACGGGGGAGGGTAAGGGTGGGGGTGAGCAAGGGAAGTGGCCTGCTGGTGGCGGTGAAGGCGGTTGGGGCGGAGCCGGCGGTGGTGAGGCAAATTGGGAGCAGTGGTATGTAAGTGACTCTACTATTCATAAAAAGATACTTGAGATTGTTGATAAATATAAAGACGCAAATACTGATATATATGTTGGCGGTTTGCCGATAGCACTTTCTTTCCTTGAGGCAGATTCATTGAGGATGACGAAGTATGTGTATCCGCTTGCCCTGATAGTGATAATGATAGTTCTATATTTTGCATTCCAGAGTATACAGGGGATGATCCTGCCGATAGTTTGTGCACTTTTAAGCGTGGTATGGGCTGTAGGGTTAATGGGTGTATTTAAGATAGCTCTTGATCCATGGAATATGATGACCCCTATCTTAATCCTTGCTGTTGCCGCAGGACATTCTGTGCAGATTTTGAAAAGATACTATGAGGAACTTGGAAATGCCCCCCTCACCCATCCCTCTCCCCATTGGGGAGAGGGTAAGGGTGAGGGGGAGCGTGGGGGTGAGGATGATCGCCACTGGGGCGTTATCGCCTCCCGTAAGGCTGTTGTGGATTCTCTATCTAAGATAGGGCCTGTTATGATAACAGCAGGTCTTGTAGCAGCGGCGAGCTTTGCGTCACTTGTTACATTTAAGTTAAAGACATTCCAGTCTTTTGGTATATTCACAGCCTTCGGAATCCTGAGTGCACTGATTCTTGAGATGACATTTATTCCGGCGGCGAGGTCGTTGATGAAGCCACCTAAAAGACAGTTAGCAGTTAGCAGTAAGCAGTTAGCAGGAACTCCCTCCCCCTTGACGGGGGAGGGTCGGGGTGGGGGTGGGCTACTCGACCGCTTTATGCTCTCCATTTCACGTCTTGTTACTCATCGAAGCGGGTTTGTATGGGTTGGTCTTTTGGTTGTTATTGCCTTTTCTGTTTACGGGATTGAACACTTAACTATCATAAATAGCCTGAAAGGGCTTTTCTTTGAATCAACACAATTCAGGAAGGATGATGCGGCATTAAATAAGAGCTTCGGGGGAACTGCGACTTTTTATGTTTATTTAGAAGGTGACAAGGAAGACAGTCTGAAAAATCCTGAAGTGCTGCGTGCTATAGAGAGCCTTCAGAAAGAGATAGAGAGCGTACCTGAGGTCGGTAAGACCCAGTCGTTTGTTGACTATGTTAAATCAATGAATCAGAGTATGCATGGCGGAGACCCTGCATATCGTGTTATTCCTGCTGACCAGCAGACAATTTCAGAATATCTCTTTCTGTTTACTATCTCAGGGTCACAGGGAGAGATGGACAGGTTTCTTGATTACCAGTATCAGAAGAGTGTTATCTGGGTATTTTTAAGGGATGACAGCACGGTGTTAGGGCAGAGGTTGATTGATATAGTTAATAAATATGGGGGGGGAGTAGAAGCAAGAAGTAAGAAGCAAGAAGTAAGAAAGGATGAGGCTGAAGGTGGAAGGCTGAAGGCTGAAGTCAGAAATGAAAAAGCAGAAGTAAGAAGTAAGACGCAAGAAACAACGGTTCCCTCCCCCCTTGCGGGGGAGGGTCAGGGTGGGGGGGATCGCTTCCCTCCCGGCATCAAGGTTGGTGTTGCCGGCAGTATCCCTGTTATGATGGCGCTCAATCAGACGATGGTGGCAGGTAAGATATGGAATATCCTGCAGATAGCAGGGATTGTGTTTGTTATATCCGCCATTGTTCTCAGGTCTGTGATTGGGGGTATCCTTGTGCTTCTGCCGCTTGGTGTAGCGGTACTTGTGAACTTTGGGGTACTTGGAATAGCAGGAATAGGGCTTGGTGTGGGTACTGCGGCCATCTCTGCAATGGCAGTCGGTTTCGGGGCTGATTATTCGATTTATATGGTGTACCGGCTTAGGGAAGAAGCAAGAAGCAAGAAGCAAGAAGAAAAAGAAGAGAAGTCAGAAGTAAGAAGTCAGAAGCAAGAAGCAAGAAGTAAGAAAGAAGATATTGATGAGGCAATTAAAAGGACACTCTTAACTGCAGGTAAAGCTATTGTTTTTGTAGCCGCAGCAATGAGCGTCGGCGGTATTACGCTTCTGTTCACTGGATATTATTTGCACATGGAAGGTTTTTTAGTTCCACTTGCCATGTTTACAAGCTCTTTGTCAACATTGATTGTATTACCTGCGGTGGTGGCTTTGGTGAGGCCGAGGTTTATCTATAGGTAA
- a CDS encoding four helix bundle protein — MEVFHITLRFPKEEMYSLSSQIRNSSRSIPANIAEGWAKRIYENIFKRHLVDAIGSTCETIVWLDFALDCKYIDNNNHLKLSENYKEVGKMLNGLLENWQTY, encoded by the coding sequence ATGGAGGTATTTCATATAACATTACGTTTTCCAAAAGAGGAAATGTATTCCTTGAGCAGCCAGATTAGGAACTCCTCAAGGTCGATACCTGCAAATATTGCTGAAGGGTGGGCAAAGCGAATATACGAGAATATTTTCAAACGGCACCTTGTTGATGCAATAGGCTCAACATGCGAAACTATAGTATGGTTAGATTTTGCATTAGACTGTAAGTATATTGACAACAATAATCATTTGAAATTATCTGAAAATTATAAAGAAGTTGGAAAAATGTTAAATGGCCTACTTGAAAACTGGCAAACCTATTAA